The following coding sequences are from one Diospyros lotus cultivar Yz01 chromosome 7, ASM1463336v1, whole genome shotgun sequence window:
- the LOC127806036 gene encoding translocase of chloroplast 90, chloroplastic, with the protein MRGYNDFPHLKLITEVFGSAIWFNTILVMTHSSSALPEGTNGYPVSYESYVTQCTDLMQHYIHQAVSDSKLENPIILVENHPQCKTDITGEKILPNGQVWRSQFLLLCICTKVLGDVNAILEFQDSIELGPPNRSRLPSLPHLLSSFLRHRTVMGPNGADNEADQIAFSDTEEEDEYDQLPPIRILTKSQFEKLTNLQKKDYLDELEYRETLYMKKLLKEEYRKRRDMKVLEDGNLASDDNSDNREPPEAVQLPDMTVPPSFDSDCPVHRYRCLVRGEQWLTRPVLDPHGWDHDVGFDGINLETAVEMKKNVIACVTGQMSKNKEDFSIQSECTAVYVDPRGPSYSIGLDVQSAAKDLIYTAHSGAKLRFLKHNVAECGVSVASFRNKYYVGAKLEDSISMGKRLQLMMNAGCMGGHQQVAYGGSLEATLRGRDYPVRNDSTTLTMTVLSFNKETVLGANVQSEFRLTRGTRMAVAANLNTRKMGQVSLKTTSSDHLEISLIAIASIFRALLRRRAIDGIETLEAG; encoded by the coding sequence ATGCGGGGGTATAATGATTTTCCCCATTTGAAGCTTATAACAGAAGTCTTTGGTTCTGCAATTTGGTTCAACACCATCCTTGTCATGACTCATTCTTCTTCAGCTCTTCCTGAAGGGACCAATGGATATCCTGTCAGTTATGAATCTTATGTGACTCAGTGCACTGATCTGATGCAACATTATATTCATCAGGCAGTTTCAGATTCAAAACTTGAAAATCCCATAATTCTTGTGGAGAATCATCCTCAATGTAAAACAGATATCACTGGTGAGAAAATTCTTCCAAATGGACAGGTTTGGAGATCACAGTTCTTGTTGTtatgcatatgtactaaagttTTGGGGGATGTTAATGCTATCTTGGAATTCCAAGACAGTATTGAATTGGGGCCACCTAATCGATCAAGACTGCCTTCTCTACCCCATCTTCTCTCATCATTCTTACGTCATCGTACTGTAATGGGCCCTAATGGAGCTGATAATGAAGCTGATCAGATTGCTTTTTCAGAcacagaggaagaagatgagtaTGATCAGTTACCTCCTATTCGGATTCTGACAAAATCTCAGTTTGAGAAATTGACTAACTTGCAGAAAAAGGATTATCTTGATGAGCTGGAGTACCGGGAGACTCTTTACATGAAGAAACTGCTGAAAGAAGAGTATCGCAAGCGGAGAGACATGAAGGTTCTAGAAGATGGGAATTTGGCCAGTGACGATAATTCTGATAATCGGGAGCCTCCAGAGGCTGTTCAACTACCAGATATGACTGTACCTCCAAGTTTCGACTCAGATTGTCCTGTACATAGGTATCGTTGTCTTGTTAGGGGTGAACAATGGCTCACAAGACCTGTTCTTGATCCACATGGATGGGATCATGATGTGGGGTTTGACGGCATAAACCTGGAGACAGCTgtggaaatgaagaagaatgtCATTGCCTGTGTCACAGGGCAAATGAGCAAGAACAAGGAAGATTTCAGTATTCAATCAGAATGTACCGCAGTTTATGTGGATCCCAGAGGACCCAGTTACAGTATCGGTCTTGATGTTCAGTCTGCTGCTAAAGATTTAATCTATACAGCTCACAGCGGTGCAAAACTGAGGTTTTTGAAGCACAATGTCGCTGAGTGTGGGGTTTCTGTGGCATCCTTTAGGAACAAGTATTATGTTGGTGCTAAGCTTGAAGACAGTATCTCAATGGGGAAGAGACTCCAGTTAATGATGAATGCTGGTTGCATGGGGGGTCATCAACAAGTAGCCTACGGTGGGAGTTTAGAAGCTACTTTAAGGGGTAGAGACTACCCTGTGAGAAATGACAGTACAACTTTGACAATGACGGTCCTCTCATTTAACAAAGAGACAGTGTTGGGTGCAAATGTTCAGTCTGAATTCCGATTAACTCGGGGAACAAGAATGGCAGTTGCTGCCAATTTAAACACCCGGAAAATGGGTCAGGTTAGTCTAAAGACAACTAGTTCTGACCATTTAGAAATATCCCTCATCGCTATTGCCTCAATTTTCAGGGCCTTGTTACGGAGAAGGGCCATAGATGGCATCGAAACACTGGAGGCAGGGTAA
- the LOC127806035 gene encoding bifunctional purple acid phosphatase 26 isoform X1, translating into MMGIKDWFLSQLVSKSVVSSSPLSASDRFFREEHLNEEFSNQAVYVSFGWLIRDREVGEGMGFVLLQILLASFVFFSFVYGGSAGVTSTFVRTEWPSIDIPLDNEAFVVPKGHNAPQQVHITQGDYDGKAIIISWVTAETLGSNIVQYGTSEKKYTLTAEGTVTNYTFYNYSSGYIHHCLVDGLEYDTKYFYKIGDGDSSREFWFHTPPKISPDAPYTFGIIGDLGQTYNSLSTIEHYLGSAGQAVLFVGDLSYADRYEYHDVGVRWDTWGRFVERSTAYQPWIWSAGNHEIEYMPYMNEVVPFKSFLQRYPTPHAASKSTGPLWYAIRRASAHIIVLSSYSPFVKYTPQWVWLGEELKRVDREKTPWLIVIMHVPIYSSNEAHFMEGESMRVVFESWFVHYKVDVVFAGHVHAYERSYRISNIHYNVSSGDRYPIPDKSAPVYITVGDGGNQEGLAGRFRDPQPDYSAFREASYGHSTLEIKNRTHAFYHWNRNEDGKKVPTDSFILHNQYWGTSRRRRKLNKNHLHTVIQQVPLTNAF; encoded by the exons CAGTTTATGTTTCTTTTGGCTGGTTGATCAGAGATCGCGAGGTAGGAGAGGGAATGGGGTTTGTGTTGCTTCAGATCCTTCTTGcatcttttgttttcttcagcTTTGTCTATGGTGGGAGTGCCGGTGTCACAAGCACTTTTGTTCGTACGGAGTGGCCATCTATTGACATTCCTCTTGATAATGAAGCATTTGTAGTCCCGAAGGGTCATAATGCGCCTCAGCAA GTGCACATCACACAAGGTGACTATGATGGAAAGGCCATTATAATCTCATGGGTAACAGCTGAAACATTGGGGTCCAACATAGTACAATATGGAACATCAGAGAAAAAGTACACATTAACTGCAGAGGGAACAGTGACTAATTACACTTTCTACAACTACAGCTCTGGCTACATTCATCACTGTCTTGTTGATGGCCTTGAG TACGACACCAAGTACTTTTACAAGATTGGAGATGGTGATTCTTCTCGAGAGTTTTGGTTTCACACACCCCCAAAGATCAGTCCTGATGCTCCTTACACATTTGGCATTATAG GTGATTTGGGTCAAACCTATAATTCTCTTTCCACAATTGAACATTACTTGGGGAGTGCTGGACAGGCAGTCTTGTTTGTTGGAGATCTTTCATATGCTGACAGGTATGAGTATCATGATGTTGGTGTTCGCTGGGATACATGGGGCCGTTTTGTTGAAAGAAGTACAGCCTATCAGCCATGGATCTGGTCAGCTGGGAATCATGAAATAGAGTACATGCCTTATATG AATGAAGTTGTTCCTTTCAAGTCATTTCTCCAAAGATACCCAACACCACATGCAGCCTCAAAAAGCACAGGTCCTCTTTGGTATGCCATCAGACGTGCATCTGCTCATATCATTGTGTTATCCAGCTATTCTCCATTTG TAAAATACACTCCTCAATGGGTGTGGCTCGGTGAGGAATTAAAAAGAGTCGACAGGGAGAAGACACCTTGGCTCATTGTAATTATGCATGTCCCGATCTACAGTAGCAATGAAGCGCACTTCATGGAAGGTGAAAGCATGAGGGTGGTCTTTGAGAGTTGGTTTGTGCATTACAAAGTTGATGTGGTATTTGCAGGCCATGTCCATGCTTACGAAAGATCA TACCGGATTTCCAACATTCACTATAATGTTTCAAGTGGGGATCGGTATCCTATACCTGATAAATCAGCTCCTGTTTATATAACTGTTGGAGATGGAGGAAATCAAGAAGGCCTTGCTGGAAG GTTTAGAGACCCACAACCGGATTATTCTGCATTCAGGGAAGCCAGTTATGGGCATTCTACATTAGAGATAAAGAATAGAACACATGCGTTCTATCACTGGAATCGTAATGAAGATGGAAAAAAAGTGCCAACGGACTCTTTCATACTTCACAATCAGTATTG GGGAACAAGCCGGCGCCGGAGAAAGCTCAATAAGAATCATCTCCACACAGTCATTCAACAAGTTCCTTTAACTAATGCATTTTGA
- the LOC127806035 gene encoding bifunctional purple acid phosphatase 26 isoform X2, translating into MMGIKDWFLSQLVSKSVVSSSPLSASDRFFREEHLNEEFSNQVYVSFGWLIRDREVGEGMGFVLLQILLASFVFFSFVYGGSAGVTSTFVRTEWPSIDIPLDNEAFVVPKGHNAPQQVHITQGDYDGKAIIISWVTAETLGSNIVQYGTSEKKYTLTAEGTVTNYTFYNYSSGYIHHCLVDGLEYDTKYFYKIGDGDSSREFWFHTPPKISPDAPYTFGIIGDLGQTYNSLSTIEHYLGSAGQAVLFVGDLSYADRYEYHDVGVRWDTWGRFVERSTAYQPWIWSAGNHEIEYMPYMNEVVPFKSFLQRYPTPHAASKSTGPLWYAIRRASAHIIVLSSYSPFVKYTPQWVWLGEELKRVDREKTPWLIVIMHVPIYSSNEAHFMEGESMRVVFESWFVHYKVDVVFAGHVHAYERSYRISNIHYNVSSGDRYPIPDKSAPVYITVGDGGNQEGLAGRFRDPQPDYSAFREASYGHSTLEIKNRTHAFYHWNRNEDGKKVPTDSFILHNQYWGTSRRRRKLNKNHLHTVIQQVPLTNAF; encoded by the exons TTTATGTTTCTTTTGGCTGGTTGATCAGAGATCGCGAGGTAGGAGAGGGAATGGGGTTTGTGTTGCTTCAGATCCTTCTTGcatcttttgttttcttcagcTTTGTCTATGGTGGGAGTGCCGGTGTCACAAGCACTTTTGTTCGTACGGAGTGGCCATCTATTGACATTCCTCTTGATAATGAAGCATTTGTAGTCCCGAAGGGTCATAATGCGCCTCAGCAA GTGCACATCACACAAGGTGACTATGATGGAAAGGCCATTATAATCTCATGGGTAACAGCTGAAACATTGGGGTCCAACATAGTACAATATGGAACATCAGAGAAAAAGTACACATTAACTGCAGAGGGAACAGTGACTAATTACACTTTCTACAACTACAGCTCTGGCTACATTCATCACTGTCTTGTTGATGGCCTTGAG TACGACACCAAGTACTTTTACAAGATTGGAGATGGTGATTCTTCTCGAGAGTTTTGGTTTCACACACCCCCAAAGATCAGTCCTGATGCTCCTTACACATTTGGCATTATAG GTGATTTGGGTCAAACCTATAATTCTCTTTCCACAATTGAACATTACTTGGGGAGTGCTGGACAGGCAGTCTTGTTTGTTGGAGATCTTTCATATGCTGACAGGTATGAGTATCATGATGTTGGTGTTCGCTGGGATACATGGGGCCGTTTTGTTGAAAGAAGTACAGCCTATCAGCCATGGATCTGGTCAGCTGGGAATCATGAAATAGAGTACATGCCTTATATG AATGAAGTTGTTCCTTTCAAGTCATTTCTCCAAAGATACCCAACACCACATGCAGCCTCAAAAAGCACAGGTCCTCTTTGGTATGCCATCAGACGTGCATCTGCTCATATCATTGTGTTATCCAGCTATTCTCCATTTG TAAAATACACTCCTCAATGGGTGTGGCTCGGTGAGGAATTAAAAAGAGTCGACAGGGAGAAGACACCTTGGCTCATTGTAATTATGCATGTCCCGATCTACAGTAGCAATGAAGCGCACTTCATGGAAGGTGAAAGCATGAGGGTGGTCTTTGAGAGTTGGTTTGTGCATTACAAAGTTGATGTGGTATTTGCAGGCCATGTCCATGCTTACGAAAGATCA TACCGGATTTCCAACATTCACTATAATGTTTCAAGTGGGGATCGGTATCCTATACCTGATAAATCAGCTCCTGTTTATATAACTGTTGGAGATGGAGGAAATCAAGAAGGCCTTGCTGGAAG GTTTAGAGACCCACAACCGGATTATTCTGCATTCAGGGAAGCCAGTTATGGGCATTCTACATTAGAGATAAAGAATAGAACACATGCGTTCTATCACTGGAATCGTAATGAAGATGGAAAAAAAGTGCCAACGGACTCTTTCATACTTCACAATCAGTATTG GGGAACAAGCCGGCGCCGGAGAAAGCTCAATAAGAATCATCTCCACACAGTCATTCAACAAGTTCCTTTAACTAATGCATTTTGA
- the LOC127806035 gene encoding bifunctional purple acid phosphatase 26 isoform X3 translates to MGFVLLQILLASFVFFSFVYGGSAGVTSTFVRTEWPSIDIPLDNEAFVVPKGHNAPQQVHITQGDYDGKAIIISWVTAETLGSNIVQYGTSEKKYTLTAEGTVTNYTFYNYSSGYIHHCLVDGLEYDTKYFYKIGDGDSSREFWFHTPPKISPDAPYTFGIIGDLGQTYNSLSTIEHYLGSAGQAVLFVGDLSYADRYEYHDVGVRWDTWGRFVERSTAYQPWIWSAGNHEIEYMPYMNEVVPFKSFLQRYPTPHAASKSTGPLWYAIRRASAHIIVLSSYSPFVKYTPQWVWLGEELKRVDREKTPWLIVIMHVPIYSSNEAHFMEGESMRVVFESWFVHYKVDVVFAGHVHAYERSYRISNIHYNVSSGDRYPIPDKSAPVYITVGDGGNQEGLAGRFRDPQPDYSAFREASYGHSTLEIKNRTHAFYHWNRNEDGKKVPTDSFILHNQYWGTSRRRRKLNKNHLHTVIQQVPLTNAF, encoded by the exons ATGGGGTTTGTGTTGCTTCAGATCCTTCTTGcatcttttgttttcttcagcTTTGTCTATGGTGGGAGTGCCGGTGTCACAAGCACTTTTGTTCGTACGGAGTGGCCATCTATTGACATTCCTCTTGATAATGAAGCATTTGTAGTCCCGAAGGGTCATAATGCGCCTCAGCAA GTGCACATCACACAAGGTGACTATGATGGAAAGGCCATTATAATCTCATGGGTAACAGCTGAAACATTGGGGTCCAACATAGTACAATATGGAACATCAGAGAAAAAGTACACATTAACTGCAGAGGGAACAGTGACTAATTACACTTTCTACAACTACAGCTCTGGCTACATTCATCACTGTCTTGTTGATGGCCTTGAG TACGACACCAAGTACTTTTACAAGATTGGAGATGGTGATTCTTCTCGAGAGTTTTGGTTTCACACACCCCCAAAGATCAGTCCTGATGCTCCTTACACATTTGGCATTATAG GTGATTTGGGTCAAACCTATAATTCTCTTTCCACAATTGAACATTACTTGGGGAGTGCTGGACAGGCAGTCTTGTTTGTTGGAGATCTTTCATATGCTGACAGGTATGAGTATCATGATGTTGGTGTTCGCTGGGATACATGGGGCCGTTTTGTTGAAAGAAGTACAGCCTATCAGCCATGGATCTGGTCAGCTGGGAATCATGAAATAGAGTACATGCCTTATATG AATGAAGTTGTTCCTTTCAAGTCATTTCTCCAAAGATACCCAACACCACATGCAGCCTCAAAAAGCACAGGTCCTCTTTGGTATGCCATCAGACGTGCATCTGCTCATATCATTGTGTTATCCAGCTATTCTCCATTTG TAAAATACACTCCTCAATGGGTGTGGCTCGGTGAGGAATTAAAAAGAGTCGACAGGGAGAAGACACCTTGGCTCATTGTAATTATGCATGTCCCGATCTACAGTAGCAATGAAGCGCACTTCATGGAAGGTGAAAGCATGAGGGTGGTCTTTGAGAGTTGGTTTGTGCATTACAAAGTTGATGTGGTATTTGCAGGCCATGTCCATGCTTACGAAAGATCA TACCGGATTTCCAACATTCACTATAATGTTTCAAGTGGGGATCGGTATCCTATACCTGATAAATCAGCTCCTGTTTATATAACTGTTGGAGATGGAGGAAATCAAGAAGGCCTTGCTGGAAG GTTTAGAGACCCACAACCGGATTATTCTGCATTCAGGGAAGCCAGTTATGGGCATTCTACATTAGAGATAAAGAATAGAACACATGCGTTCTATCACTGGAATCGTAATGAAGATGGAAAAAAAGTGCCAACGGACTCTTTCATACTTCACAATCAGTATTG GGGAACAAGCCGGCGCCGGAGAAAGCTCAATAAGAATCATCTCCACACAGTCATTCAACAAGTTCCTTTAACTAATGCATTTTGA
- the LOC127806743 gene encoding uncharacterized protein LOC127806743, whose product MAWREVGRKGIHAGLTRALTSTTSRDALVSLSSRAFEDKAKAFFASVRNVQEFRTCPASRGAANCKFLIKQPLIRHFHASLELLGRRNDELPGLKPPNKGKFVKRGNRCQPPVEAPYIPPKLKRPSKSQPDRTIEIFEGMTIAELAKRTGESIPILQDILVNVGEKVDSEFDPLGIDIAELVAMEVGVNVRRMHSNEGAEVLQRPAVVTVMGHVDHGKTSLLDALRQTSVAAKEAGGITQHLGAFVVGMPSGASITFLDTPGHAAFSAMRARGAAVTDIVVLVVAADDGVMPQTLEAMSHAKAAEVPIVVAINKCDKPAADPERVRVQLASEGLPLEEMGGDVQVVEVSAVNKTGLDKLEEALLLQAELMDLKARVDGPAQAYVVEARLDRGRGPLATAIVKVGTLVCGQHVVVGAEWGRIRAIKEMVGKLTDRAKPAMPVEIEGLRGLPMAGDDAIVVESEERARMLSAGRKKKLEKDRLMKISEEKTEMPDPSEEESKRVEMPFIVKADVQGSVQAVTDALKSLNSPQVFVNVVHVGVGPISQSDVDLAQACGACIVGFNVRNPPSSVSQAATRACIKIQLHRVIYHLLEDVGNLIVEKAPGTFETQVAGEAQVLNIFEIKGRSKAKGEDVKIAGCKVIDGSVTKSSTLRLLRSGEIVFEGCCVSLKREKQDVDTVGKGNECGLVIRDCFDFQIGDVIQCLAQVNRKPKFISSQSGAVRIEC is encoded by the exons ATGGCTTGGAGAGAGGTTGGAAGAAAG GGCATTCATGCTGGTCTTACCAGAGCTTTGACTTCCACAACATCTAGAGATGCACTGGTGTCATTATCTTCACGTGCCTTTGAAGACAAGGCAAAAGCATTTTTTGCTTCAGTCAGAAATGTACAAG AATTTCGTACCTGTCCAGCTTCACGGGGTGCTGCTAATTGCAAGTTCTTAATCAAGCAACCCTTAATACG GCATTTCCATGCGAGCCTGGAGCTATTAGGTAGAAGAAATGATGAGCTGCCTGGTTTGAAGCCACCCAACAAAGGGAAGTTTGTAAAAAGAGGCAATAGGTGCCAACCACCTGTTGAAGCTCCTTATATTCCTCCCAAATTAAAAAGACCTTCCAAATCCCAGCCTGATAGGACAATTGAGATATTTGAAGGCATGACTATCGCAGAGCTTGCCAAGCGTACTGGTGAATCTATTCCTATCTTGCAGGATATTCTTGTAAATGTTGGGGAGAAGGTTGATTCAGAGTTTGATCCTCTTGGCATAGATATTGCTGAGCTGGTTGCGATG GAAGTTGGGGTCAATGTTCGGAGGATGCACTCCAATGAAGGTGCTGAAGTTCTACAGCGGCCTGCTGTTGTGACAGTCATGGGACATGTTGATCATGGTAAAACTTCTCTGTTGGATGCTCTACGTCAAACATCAGTGGCTGCGAAGGAAGCTGGAGGCATAACTCAACATCTAGGGGCATTTGTTGTTGGCATGCCTTCAGGAGCATCAATCACTTTCCTAGATACACCTGGTCATGCTGCATTCAGTGCAATGCGAGCAAGAGGTGCTGCAGTAACAGATATTGTTGTTTTAGTCGTTGCTGCTGATGATGGAGTTATGCCCCAAACACTTGAAGCAATGTCCCATGCAAAAGCAGCTGAGGTACCAATTGTTGTTGCAATTAATAAATGTGATAAACCAGCTGCAGACCCAGAAAGAGTTAGAGTGCAGCTTGCTTCAGAGGGCTTGCCTCTAGAGGAAATGGGTGGAGATGTTCAGGTTGTTGAAGTTTCTGCAGTGAATAAAACTGGACTGGATAAGTTGGAGGAGGCTTTGCTCCTTCAGGCCGAGTTAATGGATCTAAAAGCACGTGTTGATGGTCCTGCTCAAGCTTATGTAGTTGAAGCAAGACTAGACAGAGGACGTGGTCCTTTGGCCACTGCAATAGTGAAAGTAGGGACCCTAGTTTGTGGACAGCATGTTGTTGTGGGTGCAGAGTGGGGAAGAATAAGAGCGATTAAGGAAATGGTAGGAAAATTGACTGATAGGGCTAAGCCTGCAATGCCTGTGGAGATTGAAGGGCTGAGGGGACTTCCAATGGCTGGTGATGATGCCATTGTTGTGGAGTCTGAAGAGAGAGCTAGGATGCTTAGTGCAGGTAGGAAAAAGAAACTTGAGAAAGACAGGCTGATGAAGATTAGTGAGGAGAAGACAGAAATGCCAGATCCATCAGAAGAGGAGTCTAAGAGGGTCGAAATGCCATTTATAGTAAAAGCAGATGTACAGGGCTCCGTCCAAGCTGTCACAGATGCATTAAAGAGTTTAAATAGTCCTCAG GTCTTTGTGAATGTTGTCCATGTCGGTGTTGGTCCTATTTCTCAATCTGATGTGGACTTAGCACAAGCCTGTGGTGCATGCATAGTTGGATTCAATGTGCGGAATCCACCCAGTTCTGTCAGTCAGGCTGCAACTCGAGCTTGTATAAAG ATACAATTGCATCGAGTGATCTATCACCTGTTGGAGGACGTTGGCAATCTGATTGTAGAGAAGGCCCCGGGAACTTTTGAGACTCAGGTAGCTGGAGAGGCCCAGGTGTTGAACATTTTCGAGATCAAAGGAAGGAGCAAAGCCAAGGGAGAGGATGTGAAGATTGCTGGCTGTAAGGTGATAGATGGGTCTGTCACCAAGTCTTCAACATTGAGGCTTCTGAGGAGCGGGGAGATTGTGTTTGAAGGATGTTGTGTGTCCCTGAAGAGGGAGAAGCAGGATGTCGACACTGTTGGGAAAGGGAACGAGTGTGGACTCGTTATTCGGGATTGCTTTGATTTCCAAATTGGAGATGTTATCCAATGCTTGGCGCAAGTCAACAGGAAACCAAAGTTCATTTCTTCCCAGAGTGGGGCTGTTCGAATTGAGTGCTGA